One Acropora palmata chromosome 2, jaAcrPala1.3, whole genome shotgun sequence genomic window carries:
- the LOC141873285 gene encoding prostatic acid phosphatase-like: protein MADRSNVLLSSFGCLLWLLCTHTVSYGKPELRMANVVYRHGDRSPVSGFKTDIHMNFWPQGLGQLTQLGMMQEFMLGQFLRDRYVDKLINSSYRFSEVYVRSSDRDRCIMSAQTQLNGLYPPHGKQVWRPNLDWQPVGVHVVPANEDYLLRPYDYNCSRLFEVLEKSKQEPEYVNTAKKYKDDLSYISLHAGGSYSLSNMYQVHDTLFCEKSHNLSLPDWATNGTIWEDMTDMNNFFLMWMFKGPEKAKLTGGSLVGEFIKNMKAHLEPTSKKLYIYSAHDTTVVALLSALKLFDGIQPAYSSAVMVELYSDPDDHNKNLTVRILYRFGQSSKPRILKLPTCKEFCPLDQFIKKTAYVVPDNIDKACGVEEKSVRTLVYKSFLVAFAVVTAVLLLLVLLLCINFCRKRCCRPQRNLTCYNDLLKDARLLDKPDYDSDG, encoded by the exons ATGGCTGACCGAAGCAATGTATTGCTTTCTTCATTTGGATGTCTTTTGTGGCTTCTGTGCACGCATACTGTGTCGTATGGCAAACCAGAGCTAAGAATGGCCAACGTG GTGTACCGCCATGGTGACCGTTCTCCTGTGAGTGGTTTTAAAACAGATATCCACATGAATTTCTGGCCCCAAGGTCTTGGACAGCTTACTCAG TTAGGAATGATGCAAGAATTCATGCTTGGGCAGTTCCTGAGGGATCGCTATGTTGACAAGCTAATTAATTCATCCTACAGATTCAGCGAG GTGTATGTCAGAAGTAGTGACAGGGATCGCTGCATCATGAGTGCGCAGACTCAGTTAAATGGTCTTTACCCACCACATGGAAAGCAG GTTTGGCGTCCCAATTTAGATTGGCAGCCAGTTGGTGTCCATGTGGTACCTGCAAATGAGGATTAT CTTCTACGTCCTTACGATTACAATTGCTCACGTTTATTTGAGGTACTTGAAAAGTCCAAGCAGGAGccagagtatgtaaacactgCCAAAAAGTACAAG GATGATCTGTCATACATTTCCTTGCATGCTGGAGGGAGTTACTCTTTAAGCAATATGTATCAAGTACATGACACGCTGTTTTGTGAG AAATCTCATAACTTGAGTTTACCAGATTGGGCAACAAATGGGACAATTTGGGAAGACATGACAGACATGAACAACTTTTTCCTGATGTGGATGTTTAAAGGTCCAGAAAAGGCTAAATTAACAGGAG GTAGTTTAGTGGGAGAGTTCATCAAAAATATGAAAGCTCACCTAGAGCCGACCAGCAAAAAGTTGTACATTTATTCAGCT CATGATACTACTGTGGTTGCCTTGTTGAGTGCTCTCAAATTATTTGATGGAATACAACCTGCTTATTCTAGTGCAGTCATGGTCGAACTTTACTCTGATCCTGATGATCATAA taAGAACTTGACGGTGCGCATCTTATATAGATTTGGTCAAAGCTCAAAGCCAAGAATTCTGAAACTACCAACTTGTAAAGAGTTTTGCCCTCTTGATCAGTTCATAAA GAAAACCGCCTATGTTGTGCCAGATAACATTGACAAAGCATGCGGCGTGGAAGAGAAGTCTGTGAGGACCCTCGTTTATAAAA GTTTCTTAGTAGCGTTTGCGGTGGTCACAGCTGTTCTTTTGCTTctggttttgcttttgtgcATCAATTTCTGCAGGAAGAGATGTTGTCGCCCGCAAAGAAACCTGACTTGTTACAACGATCTTTTGAAAGACGCTCGACTTCTTGACAAGCCAGATTATGACTCTGACGGCTAG
- the LOC141863824 gene encoding adenosine receptor A2a-like, with the protein MFTTNSSDPNYDIYVSIIQNKTYWTSLAVFGFIFAVAIIAGNSMLLYTIYKDPHKSLRTAPGFLIVNLSVADLLLGVFSVSIVGVRDVYRSQQLSMPFLGIFKAVIGTVSTSTLLVSSYTIIAMSATCYVAINQPMEYKTIMKTKRIKIYIAVLWVMSFATCILPLISVSKDTYTMIYLHTHATFPAILLTVIYVKVFRAVARRTREFQQSGCNKMVAKSLERERNMTVAVITILVLFYITYMPQYITIHLSYFCNPCQRSVTFHEIDVALSRLLCLNSAINPFVYCWRLPKYRQALKDCWKICRGAPHRGITGQGTPSHSSQMNTSRIV; encoded by the coding sequence ATGTTCACGACAAATTCATCTGATCCGAACTATGACATTTATGTGTCAATAATCCAAAACAAAACGTACTGGACGAGCTTAGCAGTATTTGGATTCATTTTTGCTGTTGCTATCATCGCAGGAAACTCTATGCTGCTTTACACAATTTACAAGGATCCACACAAGTCTCTACGCACTGCGCCTGGCTTTCTTATTGTTAATTTAAGCGTTGCTGATTTACTGTTGGGTGTGTTTTCTGTTTCAATTGTGGGTGTTCGAGATGTGTATCGATCGCAGCAACTTAGCATGCCATTTCTCGGAATATTTAAAGCAGTCATTGGTACAGTTTCAACCTCTACGCTATTGGTGAGTAGTTACACAATTATAGCGATGTCTGCGACATGCTACGTTGCAATCAACCAGCCTATGGAATATAAGACcattatgaaaacaaaaagaatcaAGATCTATATTGCTGTGCTGTGGGTTATGTCTTTTGCGACATGTATTCTTCCTCTTATCAGTGTGTCTAAAGACACATACACCATGATTTATCTGCACACCCACGCGACTTTCCCCGCCATCTTGCTGACCGTCATCTACGTGAAAGTGTTTCGCGCTGTAGCGAGACGGACGCGCGAGTTTCAACAGAGTGGTTGCAACAAAATGGTGGCGAAATCGCTGGAACGTGAGCGCAACATGACCGTTGCAGTCATCACAATCTTAGTCTTATTCTATATCACGTACATGCCGCAATATATCACTATTCACCTGTCCTACTTTTGTAATCCTTGTCAACGATCCGTAACTTTCCACGAAATTGATGTCGCGTTATCTCGACTTTTGTGTTTGAACTCAGCAATTAACCCATTTGTGTACTGTTGGAGGTTGCCCAAGTATCGCCAAGCCTTGAAAGACTGTTGGAAGATTTGTCGGGGTGCACCACACAGAGGAATTACTGGCCAGGGTACACCTTCACATTCAAGCCAAATGAATACCTCGCGAATTGTGTAA